The Methanobacterium sp. sequence GCAGACGGTCCAATGGAATATGATTTACACTCATTAAACGGTCTTAAATGGGCTAACTGTGATGTTGAAATGGAAACCGGTTCTGGTGTAGTTCCATTTATATACGCAGCTAAAGCTCCTGTTCCAGCATCTCAATGGGGAGTAGGTATGGAACTGTTCCTTGAAATAAAAGACCCAACCAAGATATGTCTAACCACAGACAGTCCTAATGCAGGACCATTCACCAGATATCCAAGAGTTATGGCATGGTTAATGAGTAACAAGTACAGAATGAACTTAATTGAAAATGAACTCCACAAATGGGCACAGACCAAGACAACTGTAGCCACATTAGACCGTGAATACTCATTATACGAAATAGCTCAGGTTACAAGAGCCACTTCAGCTAAAGTGCTCGGTTTAAGTGATACCAAGGGACATCTTGGAGTTGGCGCAGATGCTGATATCGCAGTATATGATATCAACCCAGAAACACAGGATCTATCTGCAGAATATATGGCGGTTGAAAAAGCATTTTCAAACGCTGCTTACGTGCTTAAAGATGGAGAAATTGTGGTCTTAGATGGTACTATGGTTAAACCAGACCTTTATGGAAGAACTTACTGGATAAATACCCAATTCAAACCTGAAGTAGAACAGGAAGTATTGGTCGATGTGGAAAAATGGTTCAAACAATACTATTCAGTCAACTTCGAAAATTATCCAGTACAGGAAGATTATATCCCAAGATCTGTACCACTACTTGGAGATTCAGTACCTGAAGAAATTTCAGGAAAAGAACCAGCTGCTGAAGGTGCATCTAAATGAGCGAAATAATATTAAAACCAAAAGAACAGCCTCAAGTACCTCTGGAGGCAGAAAACATAAGTCCTGACGCATTTGCAGGTAAAAACATTGATGAAATCAAAAATATAGAAATCTGGCATGGTAACAAACAAGTAACTCTATCTGACTTCTTTGATGTAGAAGGTGAACCATCAGATGATGCATCAGATATCAAAATAATAATCGATGGAGATGTAAGCAACACCAAGAGAATAGGACACGGCATGACTGCTGGCGAAATTATCATCAAAGGTGACACCAGCATGTACGTCGGTTCCGAAATGAACGGTGGAAAAATCACTGTTGAAGGAAACGCAGGCCCATGGGCAGGAAGAGACATGAAAGGTGGAGAACTCACTATAATGGGTGACGCCGGAGATTACGTAGGTTCATCATACCGTGGTGACTGGAGAGGAATGAGTGGAGGAGTACTCACAGTTTACGGTAATGCAGGCAACGAAATAGCTGAATACATGCTCGGAGGAAAGCTCATAGTCAAAGGTGATGTCAGAATCATGCCTGGAGTACACATGAATGGCGGAACATTGATTATTGAAGGTAACGTTATAGCCAGAACCGGCGGAGAGATGAAGGGCGGTACCATCATAGTTAAAGGAGTAATCGATGAATTCCTACCAGGGTTCGAATTCCTTGGAGTTGAAAAAGGCATAGAAGTCGATGGAGAAACATTTGAAGGTAATTTCTTCAAATTTAAAGGAGATAATGCAACTAAAGGAGCAGGCGGAATCATATACGCCGCAACTAAAGGAAATGCGCATATCGCTCCTTAAGATTACCGGATACAGGAGGAATAGTTGTGGAACTAGTTAAAAATGTTGTGTGTCCATTTTGCGGAACCTTATGTGACGATATCGTCTGTAAAGTAGAAGATAACGAAATTGTAGGCACTATAAACGCATGTAGGATCGGACACTCTAAATTTGTGCACGCTGAAGGTGCAATGAGATGGAAAAAGCCAATGATAAGGCAAGATGGCGAATTTGTAGAAACAACTTACGATGATGCAATAGAAAAAGCTGCTCATGTACTTGCAGATTCAAAAAGGCCATTAATGTACGGATGGAGCTGTACAGACTGTGATGCACAGGCAGTAGGTGTAGAACTTGCTGAAGAAACCGGTGCTGTAATCGATAACACAGCATCTGTATGCCACGGACCATCAGTACTTGCTCTTCAAGACGTTGGATACCCAATATGTACATTTGGGGAAGTTAAAAACCGTGCTGATGTAGTAGTATATTGGGGATGTAACCCAATGCACGCACACCCAAGACACCTTTCAAG is a genomic window containing:
- a CDS encoding formylmethanofuran dehydrogenase subunit C, with protein sequence MSEIILKPKEQPQVPLEAENISPDAFAGKNIDEIKNIEIWHGNKQVTLSDFFDVEGEPSDDASDIKIIIDGDVSNTKRIGHGMTAGEIIIKGDTSMYVGSEMNGGKITVEGNAGPWAGRDMKGGELTIMGDAGDYVGSSYRGDWRGMSGGVLTVYGNAGNEIAEYMLGGKLIVKGDVRIMPGVHMNGGTLIIEGNVIARTGGEMKGGTIIVKGVIDEFLPGFEFLGVEKGIEVDGETFEGNFFKFKGDNATKGAGGIIYAATKGNAHIAP